A genomic region of Streptomyces sp. NBC_00247 contains the following coding sequences:
- a CDS encoding aldehyde dehydrogenase family protein, with protein sequence MSEHGSTNGSAERRLGVFKTYKLYVGGKFPRSESGRVYEVTDSKGTWLANAPQSSRKDARDAVVAARKAFGGWSGATAYNRGQVLYRVAEMLEGRRDQFVREVADAEGLSKSRAGAVVDAAVDRWVWYAGWTDKIGQVVGGANPVAGPYFNLSTPEPTGVVAVLAPQRSSFLGLVSVIAPVIATGNTAVVVASAAAPLPALSLGEVLATSDLPGGVVNLLSGATAELAAPLAAHQDVNAVDLTGADATLAKELEIAAADNLKRVLRPQAVDGAAEPDWTADPGTHRLTAFLETKTVWHPTGALGVSGSSY encoded by the coding sequence ATGTCTGAGCACGGATCGACCAACGGCTCCGCCGAGCGGCGCCTCGGCGTCTTCAAGACCTACAAGCTGTACGTCGGGGGCAAGTTCCCCCGTTCCGAGAGCGGCCGGGTGTACGAGGTGACCGACTCCAAGGGCACGTGGCTGGCGAACGCCCCGCAGTCCTCCCGCAAGGACGCCCGGGACGCGGTCGTCGCCGCGCGCAAAGCGTTCGGCGGCTGGTCCGGCGCGACCGCGTACAACCGCGGCCAGGTCCTCTACCGCGTCGCCGAGATGCTGGAGGGCCGCCGGGATCAGTTCGTCCGCGAAGTGGCCGACGCCGAGGGGCTGTCGAAGTCCAGGGCGGGGGCCGTGGTGGACGCGGCGGTGGACCGCTGGGTCTGGTACGCGGGCTGGACCGACAAGATCGGCCAGGTCGTGGGCGGAGCCAACCCGGTCGCCGGGCCGTACTTCAACCTGTCGACGCCGGAGCCGACCGGTGTGGTCGCGGTGCTGGCGCCGCAGCGCTCGTCGTTCCTCGGGCTGGTCTCGGTGATCGCCCCGGTGATCGCGACGGGCAACACCGCCGTGGTGGTCGCCTCCGCCGCCGCCCCGCTGCCCGCCCTCTCGCTGGGCGAGGTGCTGGCCACCTCGGACCTGCCGGGCGGAGTGGTGAACCTGCTCTCCGGTGCCACCGCCGAGCTGGCGGCTCCGCTCGCGGCGCACCAGGACGTCAACGCCGTCGACCTCACCGGTGCGGACGCCACGCTGGCGAAGGAGCTGGAGATCGCGGCGGCGGACAATCTCAAGCGCGTACTGCGTCCACAGGCTGTGGACGGCGCGGCGGAGCCCGACTGGACCGCCGATCCGGGCACCCACCGGCTGACGGCGTTCCTGGAGACCAAGACGGTCTGGCACCCCACGGGCGCGCTGGGCGTCTCCGGGTCGTCCTACTGA
- a CDS encoding phospho-sugar mutase produces MHDDDLLERARAWQAEDPDPETRDELGRLIGSDAPEARTELAARFAGTLQFGTAGLRGELGAGPTRMNRAVVIRAAAGLAAYLKSRRTPGDAPGLVVVGYDARYRSADFARDTAAVMTGAGLRAAVLPRPLPTPVLAYAIRHLGAVAGVEVTASHNPPRDNGYKVYLGDGSQIVPPADAEIAAAIAAVGPLAGVDRPEDGWQVLGDEILDAYLARTDAVLAAGSPRTARTVHTALHGVGTSVLTAAFERAGFPAPVLVAEQADPDPAFPTVAFPNPEEPGAMDLSFATARRENPDLIIANDPDADRCAVAVPDPAAEGGWRMLRGDEVGALLAAHLVDRGAEGVLAASIVSSSLLGRIADRAGLGYEETLTGFKWIARVDGLRYGYEEALGYCVDPDGVRDKDGITAALVVAELASVLKERGRTLLDMLDDLALAHGLHATDQLSVRVEDLSVIADAMRRLRERPPAELAGLAVTSAEDLSKGSARLPPTDGLRYRLDGARVIVRPSGTEPKLKCYLEVVVPVASADGLPAARGRAAELLAGIRRDLSAAAGI; encoded by the coding sequence GTGCACGACGACGACCTCCTCGAACGGGCCAGGGCCTGGCAGGCCGAGGACCCGGACCCCGAGACGCGGGACGAGCTGGGGCGGCTGATCGGCTCCGACGCGCCCGAAGCCCGCACCGAGCTCGCCGCGCGCTTCGCGGGCACCCTCCAGTTCGGCACCGCCGGGCTGCGCGGGGAGCTGGGCGCCGGTCCGACGCGGATGAACCGCGCCGTCGTGATCCGGGCCGCCGCGGGCCTCGCCGCGTACCTCAAGAGCCGGCGAACCCCGGGGGACGCTCCCGGGCTCGTCGTCGTGGGCTACGACGCCCGCTACCGCTCGGCCGACTTCGCCCGGGACACCGCCGCCGTGATGACCGGCGCCGGACTCCGGGCGGCCGTCCTGCCGCGCCCGCTGCCCACCCCCGTGCTGGCGTACGCCATACGGCATCTGGGAGCCGTCGCGGGTGTCGAGGTCACCGCGAGCCACAACCCGCCGCGCGACAACGGCTACAAGGTCTACCTCGGCGACGGCTCGCAGATCGTGCCCCCGGCCGACGCGGAGATCGCCGCCGCCATCGCGGCGGTCGGCCCGCTCGCCGGGGTGGACCGTCCCGAGGACGGCTGGCAGGTCCTCGGCGACGAGATCCTGGACGCCTATCTGGCCCGTACGGACGCCGTCCTCGCCGCCGGCTCCCCGCGCACCGCCCGGACCGTCCACACGGCACTGCACGGCGTCGGCACCTCCGTGCTGACCGCGGCGTTCGAGCGGGCCGGGTTCCCCGCGCCGGTGCTCGTCGCCGAGCAGGCCGACCCCGACCCGGCGTTCCCCACCGTCGCGTTCCCGAACCCGGAGGAGCCGGGCGCGATGGACCTCTCCTTCGCGACCGCGCGCCGGGAGAACCCCGACCTGATCATCGCCAACGACCCGGACGCGGACCGCTGCGCCGTCGCGGTCCCGGACCCGGCGGCCGAGGGCGGCTGGCGGATGCTGCGCGGCGACGAGGTCGGCGCGCTGCTCGCCGCGCATCTCGTGGACCGGGGCGCCGAGGGCGTGCTCGCGGCCTCGATCGTCTCCTCCTCACTGCTCGGCCGGATCGCCGACCGAGCCGGTCTCGGGTACGAGGAGACGCTGACCGGTTTCAAGTGGATCGCCCGGGTGGACGGACTGCGGTACGGCTACGAGGAGGCGCTCGGCTACTGCGTCGACCCGGACGGCGTACGGGACAAGGACGGCATCACCGCCGCGCTGGTCGTCGCCGAGCTGGCCTCGGTGCTCAAGGAGCGCGGTCGCACCCTGCTCGACATGCTGGACGATCTGGCACTCGCGCACGGCCTGCACGCCACCGACCAGCTCTCGGTCCGGGTGGAGGACCTCTCGGTCATCGCCGACGCCATGCGCCGGCTCCGCGAGCGGCCCCCGGCCGAGCTGGCGGGACTGGCCGTCACCTCGGCCGAGGACCTGTCGAAAGGATCGGCCCGGCTCCCTCCCACGGACGGGCTGCGCTACCGGCTGGACGGCGCCCGGGTGATCGTCCGCCCGAGCGGGACCGAGCCGAAGCTGAAGTGCTACCTGGAGGTCGTCGTGCCGGTCGCCTCGGCGGACGGGCTGCCCGCCGCGCGGGGCCGGGCGGCCGAGCTGCTGGCCGGGATCAGGCGGGACCTCTCCGCCGCGGCCGGCATCTGA
- a CDS encoding SigE family RNA polymerase sigma factor translates to MNALQLQRTSSSAVVTRLHDIGRGPDKSGAVNGRGCVRSTGRQHPATTAVADVTGDGPGTYGGTYGGHGGSAYGEGITGERTPQAPVEDAEAAFTAYVQERRASLYATAYHLTGDRFEAEDLLQSALFSTYRAWDRISDKAAVGGYLRRTMTNLHISAWRRRKLNEYPTEELPETVGDSDAMRGTELRAVLWQALARLPELQRTMLVLRYYEGRTDPEIAAILDISVGTVKSSIWRSLRRLREDEVLSFGRDEKESFGELVA, encoded by the coding sequence ATGAACGCACTGCAACTGCAACGCACCAGCTCAAGCGCGGTTGTCACGCGTCTCCACGACATCGGACGGGGTCCGGACAAGTCCGGTGCGGTGAACGGGCGGGGGTGCGTTCGCAGCACCGGGCGTCAGCACCCGGCCACGACGGCGGTTGCCGATGTCACGGGGGACGGACCGGGCACGTACGGGGGAACGTACGGGGGACACGGGGGAAGCGCGTACGGGGAGGGCATCACGGGGGAGCGGACGCCCCAGGCGCCGGTCGAGGACGCCGAAGCGGCGTTCACGGCCTACGTCCAGGAGCGCCGCGCCTCCCTGTACGCGACCGCCTACCACCTGACCGGCGACCGGTTCGAGGCCGAGGACCTGCTGCAGAGCGCCCTCTTCTCGACGTACCGGGCGTGGGACAGGATCAGCGACAAAGCCGCGGTCGGGGGCTACCTGCGCCGCACCATGACCAACCTGCACATCAGCGCCTGGCGGCGGCGCAAGCTCAACGAGTACCCGACCGAGGAACTGCCGGAGACGGTCGGAGACTCGGACGCGATGCGCGGCACGGAGCTGCGCGCGGTGCTCTGGCAGGCGCTCGCCCGGCTGCCCGAACTCCAGCGCACCATGCTGGTCCTGCGCTACTACGAGGGGCGCACCGACCCGGAGATCGCGGCCATCCTCGACATCAGTGTCGGCACGGTGAAGTCCAGCATCTGGCGGTCGCTCCGCCGGCTGCGCGAGGACGAGGTCCTCAGCTTCGGACGTGACGAGAAGGAGTCCTTCGGCGAGCTGGTGGCCTGA
- the afsQ1 gene encoding two-component system response regulator AfsQ1, whose product MPFLLLIEDDDAIRTALELSLSRQGHRVATAATGEDGLNLLREQRPDLVVLDVMLPGIDGFEVCRRIRRTDQLPIILLTARSDDIDVVVGLESGADDYVVKPVQGRVLDARIRAVLRRGERESTDSATFGSVVIDRSAMTVTKDGADLQLTPTELRLLLELSRRPGQALSRQQLLRLVWEHDYLGDSRLVDACVQRLRAKVEDVPSSPTLIRTVRGVGYRLDSPQ is encoded by the coding sequence GTGCCTTTCCTGTTGCTGATCGAGGACGACGACGCCATCCGCACGGCCCTCGAACTCTCGCTGTCACGCCAGGGCCACCGAGTGGCCACCGCGGCGACGGGAGAGGACGGCCTGAACCTTCTCCGGGAACAGCGGCCCGACCTGGTCGTGCTCGACGTGATGCTGCCGGGCATCGACGGTTTCGAGGTCTGCCGGCGCATCCGCCGCACCGACCAGTTGCCGATCATCCTGCTGACCGCGCGCAGCGACGACATCGACGTCGTGGTGGGTCTGGAGTCGGGCGCCGACGACTACGTGGTGAAGCCCGTGCAGGGCCGGGTGCTGGACGCGCGCATCCGCGCGGTACTCCGGCGCGGGGAGCGGGAGTCGACGGACTCGGCGACCTTCGGGAGCGTGGTCATCGACCGTTCCGCGATGACGGTCACCAAGGACGGGGCGGACCTCCAGCTGACCCCGACCGAACTGCGGCTGCTGCTGGAGCTGAGCCGCAGGCCCGGACAGGCCCTTTCCCGGCAGCAGTTGCTGCGGCTGGTGTGGGAGCACGACTACCTCGGCGACTCGCGCCTGGTGGACGCGTGCGTGCAGCGGCTGCGCGCGAAGGTGGAGGACGTACCGTCCTCGCCGACGCTCATCCGTACGGTGCGGGGCGTGGGCTACCGGCTGGACTCGCCTCAGTGA
- the deoC gene encoding deoxyribose-phosphate aldolase, with the protein MPTTAPAFSGATASDGALRRFLHGLPGVDAVGLEARAASLGTRSIKTTAKAYAIDLAISMIDLTTLEGADTPGKVRALCAKALHPDPTDRTTPRTAAVCVYPDMAATAVAALAGSEVKVASVATAFPAGRAALDVKLADVRDAVAAGADEIDMVIDRGAFLAGHYLKVYEEITAVKAECGTARLKVIFETGELSTYDNIRRASWLGMLAGADFIKTSTGKVATNATPANTLLMLEAVRDFRLQTGVQVGVKPAGGIRTTKDAVKFLVLVNETAGEDWLDNHWFRFGASGLLNDLLMQRQKLSTGRYSGPDYVTVD; encoded by the coding sequence ATGCCCACCACTGCACCCGCATTCTCCGGCGCGACCGCGTCCGACGGTGCGTTGCGCCGCTTCCTGCACGGGCTGCCCGGCGTCGACGCCGTCGGCCTGGAAGCGCGCGCCGCCTCGCTCGGCACCCGGTCGATCAAGACGACGGCCAAGGCGTACGCCATCGATCTCGCCATCTCGATGATCGACCTGACGACGCTGGAAGGCGCGGACACCCCGGGCAAGGTCCGGGCGCTGTGCGCCAAGGCCCTGCATCCCGACCCGACCGACCGGACGACCCCGCGCACCGCCGCGGTCTGCGTCTACCCCGACATGGCGGCGACCGCCGTCGCCGCGCTGGCCGGCTCCGAGGTGAAGGTGGCGTCCGTGGCGACTGCCTTCCCGGCCGGCCGCGCGGCGCTCGACGTCAAGCTCGCGGACGTCCGCGACGCGGTGGCGGCCGGGGCCGACGAGATCGACATGGTGATCGACCGGGGCGCGTTCCTGGCCGGCCACTACCTCAAGGTGTACGAGGAGATCACGGCCGTGAAGGCCGAGTGCGGCACCGCCCGCCTCAAGGTCATCTTCGAGACCGGCGAGCTCTCCACGTACGACAACATCCGCCGTGCCTCCTGGCTCGGGATGCTGGCCGGGGCCGACTTCATCAAGACGTCGACCGGCAAGGTGGCGACCAACGCCACCCCCGCCAACACCCTGCTGATGCTGGAGGCCGTCCGCGACTTCCGGCTCCAGACCGGTGTCCAGGTCGGGGTGAAGCCCGCGGGCGGTATCCGCACGACCAAGGACGCGGTCAAGTTCCTGGTCCTGGTCAACGAGACCGCGGGCGAGGACTGGCTGGACAACCACTGGTTCCGGTTCGGCGCCTCCGGCCTGCTGAACGACCTGCTGATGCAGCGCCAGAAGCTCAGCACCGGCCGTTACTCCGGCCCCGATTACGTGACGGTGGACTGA
- a CDS encoding aldehyde dehydrogenase family protein, with product MASAFEYAPAPESRSVVDIAPSYGLFIDGEFTEAADGKVFKTVSPSSEEVLSEVARAGEADVDRAVRAARKAFGKWSALPGSERAKYLFRIARIVQERSRELAVLETLDNGKPIRETRDTDLPLVAAHFFYYAGWADKLSHAGFGADPRPLGVAGQVIPWNFPLLMLAWKIAPALAAGNTVVLKPAETTPLSALFFADICRQAGLPKGVVNILTGYGDAGAALVAHEDVNKVAFTGSTAVGKAIARQVAGTEKKVTLELGGKGANIVFDDAPVDQAVEGIVTGIFFNQGQVCCAGSRLLVQESVHDEVLDALKRRLSTLRLGDPLDKNTDIGAINSAEQLSRITALADTGEAEGAERWTAPCELPGSGYWFAPTLFTGVTQAHTVARDEIFGPVLSVLTFRTPDEAVAKANNTQYGLSAGIWTEKGSRILAVANKLRAGVVWANTFNKFDPTSPFGGYKESGYGREGGRHGLEAYLDV from the coding sequence ATGGCATCTGCATTCGAGTACGCGCCCGCCCCCGAGTCGCGGTCGGTCGTCGACATCGCACCCTCGTACGGCCTGTTCATCGACGGCGAGTTCACCGAAGCCGCCGACGGCAAGGTCTTCAAGACCGTCTCGCCGAGCAGCGAGGAGGTCCTCTCCGAGGTCGCCCGCGCGGGCGAGGCGGACGTGGACCGCGCGGTCCGGGCGGCCAGGAAGGCGTTCGGGAAGTGGTCGGCGCTGCCGGGCTCCGAGCGCGCCAAGTACCTCTTCCGGATCGCCCGGATCGTCCAGGAGCGCAGCCGCGAGCTGGCCGTCCTGGAGACGCTGGACAACGGCAAGCCGATCCGGGAGACCCGCGACACGGACCTCCCGCTGGTCGCGGCGCACTTCTTCTACTACGCGGGCTGGGCCGACAAGCTGTCGCACGCCGGTTTCGGCGCCGATCCGCGCCCCCTGGGCGTGGCCGGCCAGGTCATCCCGTGGAACTTCCCGCTGCTGATGCTGGCGTGGAAGATCGCCCCGGCGCTCGCCGCCGGCAACACGGTGGTCCTCAAGCCCGCCGAGACCACCCCGCTCTCCGCCCTGTTCTTCGCGGACATCTGCCGCCAGGCGGGTCTGCCGAAGGGCGTCGTCAACATCCTCACGGGGTACGGCGACGCGGGCGCGGCCCTCGTCGCGCACGAGGACGTGAACAAGGTCGCCTTCACCGGCTCGACCGCCGTGGGCAAGGCCATCGCCCGGCAGGTCGCGGGCACGGAGAAGAAGGTCACCCTGGAGCTGGGCGGCAAGGGCGCCAACATCGTCTTCGACGACGCCCCCGTCGACCAGGCGGTCGAGGGGATCGTCACCGGCATCTTCTTCAACCAGGGCCAGGTCTGCTGCGCGGGCTCCCGCCTGCTGGTGCAGGAGTCGGTGCACGACGAGGTGCTGGACGCGCTGAAGCGGCGGCTGTCCACGCTGCGCCTCGGCGACCCGCTGGACAAGAACACCGACATCGGCGCGATCAACTCCGCCGAACAGCTCTCCCGGATCACCGCGCTCGCGGACACGGGCGAGGCGGAGGGCGCCGAGCGCTGGACCGCGCCGTGCGAACTGCCCGGCTCCGGCTACTGGTTCGCCCCGACGCTCTTCACCGGTGTCACCCAGGCCCACACGGTCGCCCGGGACGAGATCTTCGGCCCGGTGCTCTCGGTGCTGACCTTCCGCACCCCGGACGAGGCCGTCGCGAAGGCGAACAACACCCAGTACGGCCTCTCGGCGGGCATCTGGACGGAGAAGGGCTCCCGCATCCTCGCGGTGGCGAACAAGCTCCGGGCGGGCGTCGTCTGGGCCAACACGTTCAACAAGTTCGACCCCACCTCGCCGTTCGGCGGGTACAAGGAGTCGGGCTACGGCCGCGAGGGCGGCCGCCACGGCCTGGAGGCGTACCTCGATGTCTGA
- a CDS encoding uridine kinase codes for MSSQPIPTRVVLLAGPSGSGKSFLAARTGLPVLRLDDFYKEANDPTLPLVTGSTDIDWDSTASWDMEAAVTAVAELCRTGRTRVPVYDISISARTGSEVLHIDRSPLFVAEGIFAADIVGRCQELGLLADAICLRGRPATTFRRRLLRDLREGRKSVPFLLRRGWRLMRSERRIVARQAELGAHPCGKEEALGRLAAAAAGRCRRTPAGSGAA; via the coding sequence GTGAGTTCCCAACCGATCCCGACGCGCGTCGTCCTGCTGGCAGGCCCCTCCGGCTCAGGGAAGTCCTTCCTCGCCGCACGTACCGGTCTCCCGGTGCTCCGGCTGGACGACTTCTACAAAGAGGCCAACGATCCGACCCTGCCCCTGGTCACCGGCAGCACGGACATCGACTGGGACTCCACCGCGTCCTGGGACATGGAAGCCGCCGTCACCGCCGTCGCGGAACTCTGCCGCACCGGCCGCACCCGGGTACCGGTGTACGACATCTCGATCAGCGCGCGCACCGGCAGCGAGGTGCTGCACATCGACCGCTCGCCGCTCTTCGTGGCCGAGGGCATCTTCGCGGCGGACATCGTCGGACGCTGCCAGGAGCTGGGGCTGCTCGCCGACGCGATCTGCCTGCGCGGGCGCCCCGCGACCACGTTCCGCAGGCGGCTGCTGCGGGATCTGCGCGAGGGCCGCAAGTCGGTGCCGTTCCTGCTGCGGCGGGGGTGGCGGCTGATGCGCTCGGAGCGCCGGATCGTGGCCCGTCAGGCGGAGCTCGGCGCCCACCCGTGCGGCAAGGAGGAGGCGCTCGGCCGCCTGGCCGCCGCCGCCGCGGGCCGCTGCCGCCGCACCCCGGCGGGAAGCGGCGCCGCGTAG
- a CDS encoding PH domain-containing protein, which produces MTSSTPSGEPAYADRTYRSGAAMVAGVLLLLLIAWLVIDALFTGAGRAPWQALAAGVFMVPLVVALTLRPAVMAGARRVLVRNPFRTIRLPWSEVAGIRAAYSTELSTTGGAKYQVWALPVSLRERKRALRQTAAALREGEGAQAHVRPAAADQAVSELRQLAQDDAELRAAAEAQGVPVPGAQEATSSVRWAWEIIVPAVVGAIALVVLFATA; this is translated from the coding sequence ATGACGAGCTCCACGCCTTCCGGCGAACCCGCCTACGCCGACCGGACCTACCGGTCCGGTGCCGCGATGGTGGCCGGCGTACTCCTGCTCCTGCTGATCGCCTGGCTGGTGATCGACGCGCTCTTCACCGGGGCGGGGCGCGCTCCGTGGCAGGCGCTCGCCGCGGGGGTGTTCATGGTCCCGCTGGTCGTCGCCCTCACCCTGCGGCCCGCCGTGATGGCCGGAGCGCGCCGCGTCCTGGTCCGCAACCCGTTCCGCACGATCCGGCTGCCGTGGTCGGAGGTGGCGGGCATCCGCGCCGCGTACTCGACCGAGCTGTCCACCACGGGCGGCGCGAAGTACCAGGTGTGGGCGCTGCCCGTCTCGCTGCGCGAACGGAAGCGGGCGCTGCGCCAGACGGCTGCGGCCCTGCGCGAGGGCGAGGGCGCCCAGGCCCACGTCCGTCCCGCGGCGGCGGACCAGGCGGTCTCGGAGCTGAGGCAGCTCGCCCAGGACGACGCCGAGCTGAGGGCGGCGGCCGAGGCGCAGGGCGTGCCGGTGCCCGGTGCCCAGGAGGCGACCTCCTCGGTGCGCTGGGCCTGGGAGATCATCGTTCCCGCCGTCGTGGGCGCGATCGCCCTGGTGGTGCTGTTCGCCACCGCCTGA